In Pempheris klunzingeri isolate RE-2024b chromosome 5, fPemKlu1.hap1, whole genome shotgun sequence, the DNA window TCTGGAAGGGttatatttgcttttttctcCAAAGACTAAAAAACAGAGACATGGATGTTTCCATCTTCAAAAATAGTATTTTTGACGTGTCAATTCATGACAAGTGATGACAAGCCACCTgaactgaacacagaaacaggaagtctgagaaaaaaaagatttaaatattGGCTGTAATTATAAAACCTTTCGATCACCAGTTTTACCACATTCAAATGTTTCTGATCGTCTTTGCATGGGCCAGGTTATGATATCAGTTTGTGTTTCCCTCAGCGTCTGTCTGCGCCCCCACCTGTGTGGCCTTTTCCAGGTCCAACCTGGTCTGACTGACAATCCTTTGGGTGTCCTGAAGCTGAGACTGGAGTTGACTGTTTTCTCTGGAGACTTCCTCGaacaactgacacacacacacacacacacacacacacacacacacacacaagtaaataaCTGGGACAAGTAAGTAAAAACAACTTTTGTGACCTCAATATCAGTTCTGCACACTGACCTTCTTAAAATCCTTGGAGTTTCCTCCCTGGGTACAGTCGTTACAGGATGTGCCCGACCTGAGCAGAGATCAGAGATACTGCTATCATCAGACTGTGCTGACAGCATGAAAAAAGACTTCAAATCAAACAGGTCAAAGGCTCAATTCATACCTGGAACTCAACTGTTGGTATGTCTGCGAAcggagaaaacaaacatgttaagGTTATTGTTTCAGGTTACAGTCCActgagacaacacacacacacacacactcacctgtggATCCGCCCCACTGCCTGAGaactcctcctctccactgggATCATTGTCATCACTCTGCAGATGACAAACATGCTTATCCAACTTCCCTTTACATTTGCTACTGCTGAATATGTCTTTTCCTGTTAGCGCGCTTTTCTATCCATCCTGCATCAGTTTCCCCCCCACCCCAAGATAAAAAGACTTTCGCAGTGCTCACCTCCCCGGTCTTCTGTGCCTTCCTTCGAGCCCGAgcctgtctcctctccttgcgCTCCCTGGCCCATCGCTCCGTCTCGCTCTCCCCGGTGCCGGCCTCAGCGTCTGGAGCAATGCCAGGCGGCAGTCGTTTAAGAGCGAATCAAGTAGTTCAACAAGCACCAATAACAGCTCTGCGTTTTGTTAGAAAAGAGAAGTGGCGATGCGTACCCCTCCTGTCAGATGTCTGAGGTCGTGGGGTACCGGTGGGCTGCGTGAGGCCGAGCAGGTCAGACTTCTGCAGACTGGCAATACGAGACCTCCAGCTCACTTCCTGTGAACACAGTATCCCCGGCTATGTTATGTCACATGACATTATATAAGAGCGGCCGACACAGGCCTATAACTCAAGACACACAGCtctcaccccctcctctcccttctttgattttccctccttctctttctccttctcttcctcctccttcttttctctccctttgttGTCGGTTCTCATGgtcttctctgcctcctgcagaTCTGTGAGCGTCACACCCTTGATGTGAAAGACAGATAACGTTGTCTTAAGTACCAGATTGACACACAGCGCTTCTGAATATCGGAAATTAGAATGCGAGCGGGTGTTGTTGGTACCTGAGTGGAGCGGCGGGACTGCCGTGCGTGTCTGGAGCGAGCCTTCCTCTGcgcctctgcctcctcatccCGCACCGGCGTCAGATATGACCTGCACGAGTCACACGCTTTCAGATTCAATGCAGCACCATCACGCCCCCACAATTTACAAACATCGGGCCTTTcccatccaaacacacacacagacgaaaGTCGTGACTAACTTGCGCCTCTGCTTGGTCTCCTGTTCGCCTGCGGTCATGCTCTGAAAGTTGGAGGTGGTGACGGCAGACTGATCCTTCTTTTCTGCCTGTTCCTGAGGAAGCCTTCAGGAGAAAGATAAGAGCCAACTATCAGATCTTCCAGAAAAGTGAGGAAAATGAGTTGGAAAATGAGTATAAAAATTAAATACCTCTGGGCCAACACACTATTAAGGCGGCTGAGTCCCGCCGAGCTTGTTCCTGTGCTAGCTGAGGTCAGGGTGGGGTCATCCAGTCTCTTTCCATACGATGAGCTAGAGAGACAAAGCCCATTGGAAACACAAAGCCATCTTTCACAgccacacgcacacaaataACTATTCATTGCAGGGGGAACGTAATAAgctgtgacacagcaaaaacaatcacaaacacacaaacagcagaggaaacaagtacgagcagtgagcagcaggacTGACCTGTGAAGCAAAGAGGGGGTGGAACTAGTGAGATCATTCCCTGATTGACTATGAAGGCGCCGGGTGTAAGAGGAGCTACGACTGAGCCaactgagagggagacagggtgACAAGGGCACATATGCAGTGACTCAGAAAAACAGATTCTGGTTTCACAAGCGCAGACACATATGAGAGCACAGGCCCACCTGTTGGAGTTGTCAGGGCTGCTGTCTGGAATACTGAAGAGTCTCCGTGTCGGAATGGGCGGTACCCGCGCGAGCCGCGGCTCCTGAGAACAAGGGGTGAGATCggttcatcttttttttcctgttttttatgTGGCTCAGTAAATAGAAGCTGTAAAAGAGGCTTTTATCTGGCCTGTCATGTTAGATTTATAAAATAGTAGCTCGTTTCATGGGAGCCTGGGATCATGTGAGCGCCTGTGATGCGTACCTTGGTGTCGGCCTCAGAGCTGAGGCGGGGGCTGGAGGCGGAGCGGGTCATGCCGAGGACCGTCTCTGGAGGTCGGCTGGGATCCTGGCTGGAGTCAGACAGTCCAGCCGTGCCCAGAGTCACCGAGCTGCCTGCCTTCCTCAGAGACGTTCTCCAGGAGCCTGGGGCCTCGGTGGCTGGGGGCTTGCCTGGGTCCTGCCACAGAATCAGAAGAAGTCATCCTCTAAATGTCCAGTACTGTTATTGACACTTGATGTACCATCTCCATGTGTTACCTTTTTCACTTGGCTGGCAGCAGTACTCGTTGACATGGAGGTaggaagcaggctggtggtGTTGCGTTTGTTGTTCAAGTTGTTAATGATCTCTCGGTTTTTTGCTTTCTCTGAAACCGTGCAAATGTCAGCAATCAATGAGTCGCTACTAAAATCATAACAAAGCCTTAAAACCCatttgataaaaacacagacatttttaaattcaactctctcagcagcagcttctcttaCCGGACTCTGCATCGCTCTCGGATTCGCTCTCCTCCTCcgagctggagctgctggaggcctTCACCTGGGTCGGAGACTGGCTCTGTCCCGTCTggccttcctcttcctcatcctcggCCGGGCTGCTCGGCAGGGCAGGGGGCGGGTGCTTCTCGCGCTCGTGGAGGCAGATCTTCTCTTTACTGCTCATACGAGAGATAGAAGTCCTGCAGGGGCGGGGCCAAGGTGGGGTGGAACAACAGGTGGCATGCAGGGAGCTGATCAGTGAGGGCCGTCATTCCACGTGCAGCCAATTAGAGCGAGCATGCGCCGATCGACACGTCAGTGGGTGGAACAGTGGGTCACTCTCTGTGATGCCATGTGTGGCATTATCACGGATCAACATGAAGCCATTACATCACTTCAGCCTacagcttttttctttatcacTTATCTCGCACCTTTTTATTATTCTTCCTCAATATGTGAGACTGCCAACTTTACATCAACCCACAGGGATGAAATGGctacagagctgctgcacaTAAACAACATGTGTCCCAACCACAAACTGTATACATCTTATATCCTTTGCACTAATTACATAATGTACTATTGCGGCTTTTAGTATGCAAGAAATTAACTTACATTCTGTTTAAAGTTCAGAACCTCTGCCcatataaaatttgttttttattcattttacagaaGTAACTATCATTATATAATCTCTGGGTTTATTAGACCAGTGTGGCCAATGTGTGAGTATTTTGATTTGTCACGATATTACCCAAAAACATATATCAATGTGTTGTTATTTTAACACTTGGGTTTAACAATGGGTTTTCCAAACAATTCACTGCATGATgataaatgtgaatattgtgatataaaatgacttaaattaAGAGTGATGGAGGATATCATGCATTTTGCAAACCCAAAAGAGCTAGTTATAAACACTCTTTAAAAAGACACATTAGTTTATTgaagtttttttaaataaatgcattgcTTAATTGCTTTAGTGAGTCAGTTATAACACATATCACGTCTCCTTCTCTGTGTGGGACAAGCGGATTACAGTGTCCATTGAAAACCTCAATGGATTTTAGGCCGTAAAGAATATCTTTTAATTTCTCCGATGTGTGCACCCTACACACGGAAAACAGTTAGTATTCAGTATGAAGCTGGGACACAGAGCGTTGCTGACTGCTACACCTATCCACTGTAATGTCAGTGGATAGAAGTAACATGGAAGGGACTGTTGACATCATACCTGCATGCAAACTACTGGTACTGGGATTACTGGGATTCAGCTGAGGACCAGCATAGCATGTGCCCAcatacatacgcacacacaaacacatgcccACGCGCCGGGACACTGGCACTGACCTGCGCTGGCGAACTGGTACCATGGAGATTTGCGGGATGGTTTCAATAACAGgagtctgtttctctttctcgcTGCGTAACTGAAGAggaatataaacacacataaacacagagaacattCGCCGCTGTAACGCTATCAATCATATCACGTTTATCTAACTGAGTGAGATAGTCGCGGAGCCTGTGGGAAGGCGGACTCACAGCGTTCTGTttcttctgcagctcctctagAGTGTCCACGAGTTTCTCATCTGCAACATCTAGAGGTGTTTGGCCCtacaaggacattcacagagcATCATCAGTCATGGCACAAATTAAGGCTTCAATCACAAGAGGTCATGCCGAAGACGGGTTGTCTCGTGCTCACCACGTTGTTGACGGCACCCATATCGCACATGTTGTCAGCAAGCAGGGTGCACACCTCCTCCTGCCCCCAGTGAGATGCTGCATGCAAGGGCGTCCACCCGTCGATGTCCCTGCTGTCCACATCCACTCCACACTGTAACAGCACTCTGAACATGCCAACGACGAGGGGAGGAAAGAGTAAGGGGAAACAAACGAGAGGGGGAGACAATGAGAGGAGCGTCCAGGAGGAGAGGACGAGGCTATGAATAAAAGCCGTGATGCCAAAATAAGACGAAAGCTAACAAGCTGTCACTGCTCTCGCGCGTGTGAACTGATGCTCACTTCAGTACTTCGATGTAGCCTTTGGCAGCGGCAACGTGCAGAGCCGTTGCCTTGGTGTTGTGGTGAGGTGCGAGAGTGCCGCTTCCTGCCAGCACCGCCATGGCATCCTGGAGCAtgatcctctcctcctccttcctggcCTTGTCCACGTCTAtacctgtgacacacacatgaaagtTAAAGCAGATGACTTCCATTCTTTGGGGACCCCAACATTAACCTAACCTCAATACACACCTTAGAAATAGCCATTTGTCCCATTTGGACCAGGTTTTTGTCCCTTTGAGGACAACTGGTCCAGACAAGGTCAGTGTTTATACCAGAAATGTAGAAGGAATAAgggtataaaaacaagcatgagcacactcactcatacacattTCAGAcctttgaaaactgaaaaacacattctgcaagtagcagacaaaagacaaaatattcaATATCATATTCATAATTGTcatttatatcatatttatcATCCGTGATTTCAGCAGCATGATGGATCTCAACATTATGTGTATTTGACAGTGAGAGAGATACAAGCCTGGAGCCACGGTACACTTCAGTGCTGTGAAGGTCACAGAATACTGGGTGCACAGTGACTCTGCCCTCATTTTCTGTAGCGcttgatgattttatttttaaaatcttttgaTGTGAAAGAGTTCATTTAGACTCATCGTGTCTATGAAATGTCAGCACATAGGGGAAAATCCCTCATGGCACTGTCCTGGAGCCCAGTGTGACGTGTTAGAATAACTTGTTTTGGTAAACAAATGGTGCTAAACGATGTTCaagttacaaaaataaattgaaaaaacagcaaatcgtCACATTTGAGAAACGGGAACCAAATGTTTTGGTTCTTATACAACTGATCAGCTAATAGTTTTGGCCTTAATTGATAACCGTGGTCTTGCCAAAATCATAATTTTCACCATAATGAAGCAGCCTTGACTGTGGCCACATTCTCACATTAGTGTTAATTGATGATAACACAGACATGTAATGTATTATACTCATCATGTACTTGAGATCATTATAAAGATCACATGCAACGCCAGATCTCAATGGGACCGACAGGATGCAACACTGCAATGCTTTCAAGCTGGGGTGGAGGTGTTGTGGTCCGCACAGAGAGATTCCTCCTCACCTTGCTTTTTGATTTCAGCTTTGAGAAGCCTCTCCATGGCGTCCTCTGTGGCCACGTCCAGAGGAAGCTCTCCTTCACTGTTTACCGCCCCGACATGAGCACCGTGCTCTAACAGGTATCTACAAGAACAAACAGTCAACGGACAGGGACGCTAAAACCAGATCACAGTATAATAtgtacagtccctgacaaaagtcttgtcgcttaccgaacttgttggaacaacaaataacaacttgacttgtagttgatcaattggaatctgaaatggcttatatgaaaggcaaaggcctctggattatgtgtattgtaccaaaataaggttttgtatcattcattgagttttatcatttaattagaacagaaaggtcagatttggcttggacaaaagtcttgtcgtgcctttaaatgattcaaccaatcacagattagagcttcacctgtgacaaatactgtaattaacaCATTCCCAGGTGTGTATAAAAAGAACCCCAGCACACCAGACCTTCATCTGAAGTGCAACCTGACCTCTCACAACATGCCAAAGATTCAACCACAGATCAAAGTGCTGATCATCAAGAACCTGAAGAccaagtctgctgctgaggtggcagACATCTTCAGTGTATCCAAACGTCAAGTGGAGAggataagaaaacaatttgaagaaactGCTGAAGTTCATGACAAGCCCAGGTCAGACAGACCCCGTAAGACAACTGTTCGAGAGGACCGTTTGTTGCTTCGACAGTCCAGGGCCAGCCCTTtttcaactgcagcagagctgcatgagAAACGATCACCAGAAACCCCTGTATCTCGAAGAACAGTTTGTCGAATTCTCTCACGCAGTGGTCTCCATGGCCAAATTAGTGCTCAGAAGCCAGCCTTAAACAGAAGGCAACTAAAAAATCGTgttgcatttgcaaaggcccacagcttggtgaaaggatggacagaggaaaagtggcagATAGGtagatttttctgatgaatcatCCATTGAACTGCATCCCAAACGCAGCAAATACTGCAGAAGACCCGTTGGAACCAGCATGGACCCAAGATTCACccagaaaacagtcaagtttggtggaggaaaaatcatGGTTTGGGGTCACATCCAGTATGGGGGTGTGCGagagatctgcagagtggatggcaacatcaacagcctgaaatatcaacaaattcttGCCGCCCACTACATTCGAAACCACAAGAGAGGGCAAATTCTTCAGCAGGATGGCGCTCCTCCTCAtacttcagcctccacatcaaaaTTTCTGGAAGCGAAGAAGGTCAAGGTGCTCCAGGATTGGCCAGCCCAGTCACCAGACATGAACATTATTGAGCATGTCTGGGgtaagatgaaggaggaggcttGGAAGATGAAACCAAAGAATCTTGATGAACTCTGGGAGTCCTGCAAGACTGCTTTCTTTGCCATTCCAGATGActtcatcaataaatcatttgagGCGTATGGATGCAGTCCTCCAAGCTCATGGGGGTCATACACGATATTAATTCTTTTTCCCAAGGGACCATAGCTttatgctgtgatgttattgtagcatgtttgtgtattcaaaataaaatataatttctaccgtacatttttttttgtatgcgacaagacttttgtccaagccaaatctgacctttctgttctaattaaatgataaaactcaatgaatgatacaaaaccttattttgatacaatatacataatccagaggcctttgcctttcatataagccatttcagattccaattgatcaactacaagtcaagttattatttgttgttccaacaacttcggtaagcgacaagacttttgtcagggactgtatgAGTTTAATGTGTATGACCTGACATCACTGTTGTCTACTACGTGTACCTCTAAACTGACTAAAATTCAATGTTGGCCTCTACTTTCTAAATGCTCTGGACTACTTAAATCATAAAGGCGGTGGTGAGTCCGTGTGGAGACGGTCAGCACTCACTTAGTGATCTGGATGAAGCCGCAGGAAGCTGCAGCGTGCAGAGGAGTCCAGCCCTCGTTGTCCCCTCTGTTGACGTCGCTGCCGCTCTCCACCAGAAACTGCACCATTTCAGCGTTTTCATCGATGCAGGCCTGCCAGAGGACACACAACCGTGCCATGGAAGTGTTTATTGTTTGCCGTCTGGTATAAGAGTCCCCACAGTGCACATTGAGAAATCTAAACCAGATGGCACACGTCAGTCAGAGTCCAGTTTAAGTAAAGCGGAGAAGGTCTGTGACCCACttcattttggtttgttttaaaagGCAAAACTGCAGACACTTCCAAAATCTATTAAATTCAACTAAAGCACTGGGGCTTAAACAATGACTACTGTGTCTACTTGCTGTAATGACTTTCTGTTAAGTGGGCTGCTAAAAGCCCTCAAGTACTTTccaaaacagtcattttgtgGCATGACTGAAACAGCGAACCTATTTAGCTGCTTTTCCTGAGG includes these proteins:
- the LOC139201075 gene encoding protein phosphatase 1 regulatory subunit 12A isoform X4; translation: MAATDHSRSEAAKQRRQDQLQRWLGSETDRTGADARETASGSGTRRAKVRFAQGAVFMAACSAGDREEVASLLRQGADINHANIDGLTALHQACIDENAEMVQFLVESGSDVNRGDNEGWTPLHAAASCGFIQITKYLLEHGAHVGAVNSEGELPLDVATEDAMERLLKAEIKKQGIDVDKARKEEERIMLQDAMAVLAGSGTLAPHHNTKATALHVAAAKGYIEVLKVLLQCGVDVDSRDIDGWTPLHAASHWGQEEVCTLLADNMCDMGAVNNVGQTPLDVADEKLVDTLEELQKKQNALRSEKEKQTPVIETIPQISMVPVRQRRTSISRMSSKEKICLHEREKHPPPALPSSPAEDEEEEGQTGQSQSPTQVKASSSSSSEEESESESDAESEKAKNREIINNLNNKRNTTSLLPTSMSTSTAASQVKKDPGKPPATEAPGSWRTSLRKAGSSVTLGTAGLSDSSQDPSRPPETVLGMTRSASSPRLSSEADTKEPRLARVPPIPTRRLFSIPDSSPDNSNSSSYGKRLDDPTLTSASTGTSSAGLSRLNSVLAQRLPQEQAEKKDQSAVTTSNFQSMTAGEQETKQRRKSYLTPVRDEEAEAQRKARSRHARQSRRSTQGVTLTDLQEAEKTMRTDNKGREKKEEEEKEKEKEGKSKKGEEGEVSWRSRIASLQKSDLLGLTQPTGTPRPQTSDRRDAEAGTGESETERWARERKERRQARARRKAQKTGESDDNDPSGEEEFSGSGADPQTYQQLSSRSGTSCNDCTQGGNSKDFKKLFEEVSRENSQLQSQLQDTQRIVSQTRLDLEKATQRQERFSDCSALLELERKDRRMLERRMAELEEELKVLVDLKADNQRLKDENGALIRVISKLSK
- the LOC139201075 gene encoding protein phosphatase 1 regulatory subunit 12A isoform X2, with protein sequence MAATDHSRSEAAKQRRQDQLQRWLGSETDRTGADARETASGSGTRRAKVRFAQGAVFMAACSAGDREEVASLLRQGADINHANIDGLTALHQACIDENAEMVQFLVESGSDVNRGDNEGWTPLHAAASCGFIQITKYLLEHGAHVGAVNSEGELPLDVATEDAMERLLKAEIKKQGIDVDKARKEEERIMLQDAMAVLAGSGTLAPHHNTKATALHVAAAKGYIEVLKVLLQCGVDVDSRDIDGWTPLHAASHWGQEEVCTLLADNMCDMGAVNNVGQTPLDVADEKLVDTLEELQKKQNALRSEKEKQTPVIETIPQISMVPVRQRSKEKICLHEREKHPPPALPSSPAEDEEEEGQTGQSQSPTQVKASSSSSSEEESESESDAESEKAKNREIINNLNNKRNTTSLLPTSMSTSTAASQVKKDPGKPPATEAPGSWRTSLRKAGSSVTLGTAGLSDSSQDPSRPPETVLGMTRSASSPRLSSEADTKEPRLARVPPIPTRRLFSIPDSSPDNSNSWLSRSSSYTRRLHSQSGNDLTSSTPSLLHSSSYGKRLDDPTLTSASTGTSSAGLSRLNSVLAQRLPQEQAEKKDQSAVTTSNFQSMTAGEQETKQRRKSYLTPVRDEEAEAQRKARSRHARQSRRSTQGVTLTDLQEAEKTMRTDNKGREKKEEEEKEKEKEGKSKKGEEGEVSWRSRIASLQKSDLLGLTQPTGTPRPQTSDRRDAEAGTGESETERWARERKERRQARARRKAQKTGESDDNDPSGEEEFSGSGADPQTYQQLSSRSGTSCNDCTQGGNSKDFKKLFEEVSRENSQLQSQLQDTQRIVSQTRLDLEKATQRQERFSDCSALLELERKDRRMLERRMAELEEELKVLVDLKADNQRLKDENGALIRVISKLSK
- the LOC139201075 gene encoding protein phosphatase 1 regulatory subunit 12A isoform X3 translates to MAATDHSRSEAAKQRRQDQLQRWLGSETDRTGADARETASGSGTRRAKVRFAQGAVFMAACSAGDREEVASLLRQGADINHANIDGLTALHQACIDENAEMVQFLVESGSDVNRGDNEGWTPLHAAASCGFIQITKYLLEHGAHVGAVNSEGELPLDVATEDAMERLLKAEIKKQGIDVDKARKEEERIMLQDAMAVLAGSGTLAPHHNTKATALHVAAAKGYIEVLKVLLQCGVDVDSRDIDGWTPLHAASHWGQEEVCTLLADNMCDMGAVNNVGQTPLDVADEKLVDTLEELQKKQNALRSEKEKQTPVIETIPQISMVPVRQRRTSISRMSSKEKICLHEREKHPPPALPSSPAEDEEEEGQTGQSQSPTQVKASSSSSSEEESESESDAESEKAKNREIINNLNNKRNTTSLLPTSMSTSTAASQVKKDPGKPPATEAPGSWRTSLRKAGSSVTLGTAGLSDSSQDPSRPPETVLGMTRSASSPRLSSEADTKEPRLARVPPIPTRRLFSIPDSSPDNSNSWLSRSSSYTRRLHSQSGNDLTSSTPSLLHSSSYGKRLDDPTLTSASTGTSSAGLSRLNSVLAQRLPQEQAEKKDQSAVTTSNFQSMTAGEQETKQRRKSYLTPVRDEEAEAQRKARSRHARQSRRSTQGVTLTDLQEAEKTMRTDNKGREKKEEEEKEKEKEGKSKKGEEGEVSWRSRIASLQKSDLLGLTQPTGTPRPQTSDRRDAEAGTGESETERWARERKERRQARARRKAQKTGESDDNDPSGEEEFSGSGADPQTYQQLSSRSGTSCNDCTQGGNSKDFKKLFEEVSRENSQLQSQLQDTQRIVSQTRLDLEKATQRQERFSDCSALLELERKVLVDLKADNQRLKDENGALIRVISKLSK
- the LOC139201075 gene encoding protein phosphatase 1 regulatory subunit 12A isoform X1, giving the protein MAATDHSRSEAAKQRRQDQLQRWLGSETDRTGADARETASGSGTRRAKVRFAQGAVFMAACSAGDREEVASLLRQGADINHANIDGLTALHQACIDENAEMVQFLVESGSDVNRGDNEGWTPLHAAASCGFIQITKYLLEHGAHVGAVNSEGELPLDVATEDAMERLLKAEIKKQGIDVDKARKEEERIMLQDAMAVLAGSGTLAPHHNTKATALHVAAAKGYIEVLKVLLQCGVDVDSRDIDGWTPLHAASHWGQEEVCTLLADNMCDMGAVNNVGQTPLDVADEKLVDTLEELQKKQNALRSEKEKQTPVIETIPQISMVPVRQRRTSISRMSSKEKICLHEREKHPPPALPSSPAEDEEEEGQTGQSQSPTQVKASSSSSSEEESESESDAESEKAKNREIINNLNNKRNTTSLLPTSMSTSTAASQVKKDPGKPPATEAPGSWRTSLRKAGSSVTLGTAGLSDSSQDPSRPPETVLGMTRSASSPRLSSEADTKEPRLARVPPIPTRRLFSIPDSSPDNSNSWLSRSSSYTRRLHSQSGNDLTSSTPSLLHSSSYGKRLDDPTLTSASTGTSSAGLSRLNSVLAQRLPQEQAEKKDQSAVTTSNFQSMTAGEQETKQRRKSYLTPVRDEEAEAQRKARSRHARQSRRSTQGVTLTDLQEAEKTMRTDNKGREKKEEEEKEKEKEGKSKKGEEGEVSWRSRIASLQKSDLLGLTQPTGTPRPQTSDRRDAEAGTGESETERWARERKERRQARARRKAQKTGESDDNDPSGEEEFSGSGADPQTYQQLSSRSGTSCNDCTQGGNSKDFKKLFEEVSRENSQLQSQLQDTQRIVSQTRLDLEKATQRQERFSDCSALLELERKDRRMLERRMAELEEELKVLVDLKADNQRLKDENGALIRVISKLSK